Proteins from one Streptomyces sp. NBC_00289 genomic window:
- a CDS encoding NAD(P)/FAD-dependent oxidoreductase has protein sequence MPTIRDTTDVLVIGAGVAGLACARDLCTAGLTVRVLEASDEVGGRMRSDRVDGFVIDRGFQVFNTAYPQVRRRLALRELRLRPFTPGVLIHTGSGTLRFADPSRRPRALPDLLPGRLAGPRDLLALGVLSARDMLAPVRFVKRAEDRTTRTALAAAGFSDDFVERFFRPFLSGVFLEDGLETSSRFFHLVWRSMLRGSLCLPDTGIGEVPRALAAGLPRGVVRLETPVERLTDDGAVTPGGDEVPARAVVVATGPGPAAALLPGLDLPAYRVVTTYYHVAPRSPLGEPTLLVEPRRRFLNTCVVSDVAPGYAPRGSALVATSVLGEDTEGREATVRAALGEVYGTGTGGWSLLTVRTIQAALPVMAPPQPLSRTTRIGPGRYACGDHRATGSVQGALASGARAAREVLRDLGR, from the coding sequence GTGCCCACGATCCGCGACACCACCGATGTGCTGGTGATCGGAGCGGGGGTGGCCGGACTGGCCTGTGCCCGCGACCTGTGTACCGCGGGACTCACCGTGCGGGTCCTGGAAGCCTCCGACGAGGTGGGCGGGCGGATGCGCTCGGACCGTGTCGACGGGTTCGTGATCGACCGCGGCTTCCAGGTCTTCAACACCGCCTATCCGCAGGTCCGTCGGCGGCTTGCGCTGCGCGAGCTGCGACTGCGGCCCTTCACTCCGGGTGTCCTGATCCACACCGGGAGCGGGACGCTGCGCTTCGCCGATCCCAGCCGTCGCCCCCGGGCGCTCCCCGACCTGCTGCCGGGCCGGCTCGCGGGCCCGCGCGACCTGCTGGCCCTCGGCGTCCTGTCGGCCCGCGACATGCTGGCCCCGGTCCGGTTCGTCAAGCGTGCCGAGGACCGCACGACGCGCACGGCACTGGCAGCGGCGGGATTCTCCGACGACTTCGTGGAGCGTTTCTTCCGGCCCTTCCTGTCGGGGGTGTTCCTCGAGGACGGACTGGAGACGTCCAGCCGGTTCTTCCACCTGGTGTGGCGCAGCATGCTGCGCGGCTCGCTGTGCCTGCCGGACACGGGCATCGGCGAAGTCCCCCGCGCCCTGGCGGCAGGGCTGCCCAGGGGCGTCGTACGTCTGGAGACTCCCGTGGAGCGGCTCACCGACGACGGTGCCGTCACCCCCGGCGGCGACGAAGTGCCCGCCCGCGCCGTGGTGGTGGCCACCGGGCCGGGCCCGGCTGCCGCGCTGCTGCCCGGACTGGACCTCCCCGCCTACCGTGTCGTGACGACGTACTACCACGTCGCACCACGCTCGCCGCTCGGCGAGCCGACCCTGTTGGTGGAGCCTCGACGCCGCTTCCTCAACACGTGTGTCGTGAGCGACGTCGCCCCCGGATACGCCCCGCGCGGGTCCGCGCTCGTCGCCACGTCCGTCCTGGGCGAGGACACCGAGGGCCGGGAGGCCACCGTGCGTGCCGCGCTGGGCGAGGTGTACGGCACCGGCACGGGCGGGTGGAGCCTGCTGACCGTCCGGACGATCCAGGCCGCGCTGCCGGTGATGGCGCCGCCCCAGCCGCTCAGTCGTACCACCCGGATCGGACCGGGACGGTACGCGTGCGGTGACCACCGGGCCACCGGTTCGGTGCAGGGAGCCCTGGCCTCCGGAGCACGCGCCGCACGCGAGGTACTGCGCGACCTCGGCCGCTGA
- a CDS encoding deoxyribodipyrimidine photo-lyase, translated as MNVSVVLFTSDLRLNDHPPLRAANDGSRQVVPLFVRDPAVDGAGFAAPNRLAFLADCLRDLDAGLRDRGGRLVVRHGDIVEQVCKVAAEADADEVHMAADVSGYAHRREERLRRALETEGRRLHVHETVTTAVTPGALTPASSDHFAVFTPYFRQWSQQRLRDTLGAPRTVRVPEGVVSGELPSRAGLPGLSHGLAAGGEVAGRKRLTAWLRSGVAAYEDRHDDLAGDATSHLSPHLHFGTLSPVELVHRARRVGGPGAEAFVRQLAWRDFHRQVLAARTHVATADYRTKHDRWRPERAAREDVAAWREGRTGYPVVDAAMRQLRHEGWMHNRGRLLTASFLAKTLYVDWRVGARHFLSLLVDGDLANNQLNWQWMAGTGTDSRPNRVLNPVIQAKRYDPDGAYVRRWVPELAELDAPLIHEPWKLTGLDRAAIDYPDPIVELSDGLARFRRGRDRE; from the coding sequence ATGAACGTCTCGGTCGTCCTGTTCACCTCGGACCTGCGGCTGAACGACCATCCACCGCTACGGGCGGCGAACGACGGCTCCCGCCAGGTCGTGCCGCTCTTCGTGCGCGACCCGGCCGTCGACGGCGCCGGCTTCGCCGCACCCAACCGGCTGGCCTTCCTCGCCGACTGTCTGCGCGACCTGGACGCGGGGCTGCGCGACCGGGGCGGCCGGCTCGTCGTCCGCCACGGCGACATCGTCGAGCAGGTGTGCAAGGTGGCGGCCGAGGCGGACGCCGACGAGGTCCACATGGCGGCCGACGTCAGCGGCTACGCCCACCGCCGCGAGGAACGGCTGCGGCGCGCGCTGGAGACGGAGGGGCGGCGGCTGCACGTCCACGAGACGGTGACCACGGCGGTGACACCGGGAGCGCTCACTCCCGCCTCCTCCGACCACTTCGCCGTCTTCACCCCGTACTTCCGCCAGTGGTCGCAGCAGCGGCTGCGCGACACGCTCGGCGCGCCGCGCACCGTGAGGGTGCCGGAGGGCGTGGTCTCCGGCGAACTCCCGTCCCGGGCCGGGCTCCCCGGGCTGTCGCATGGGCTGGCCGCGGGTGGTGAGGTCGCGGGCCGGAAACGGCTCACGGCGTGGCTGCGCAGCGGGGTCGCCGCGTACGAGGACCGTCACGACGACCTGGCCGGCGACGCCACCTCACACCTGTCGCCGCACCTGCACTTCGGCACCCTCTCCCCCGTCGAACTCGTCCACCGGGCGCGCAGGGTGGGCGGCCCGGGCGCCGAGGCGTTCGTCCGTCAGCTCGCGTGGCGCGACTTCCACCGGCAGGTCCTGGCCGCGCGGACGCACGTGGCCACCGCCGACTACCGCACCAAGCACGACCGCTGGCGCCCCGAGCGTGCGGCACGCGAGGACGTCGCCGCGTGGAGGGAGGGCCGCACGGGATACCCCGTCGTCGACGCGGCGATGCGCCAACTGCGCCACGAGGGCTGGATGCACAACCGCGGCCGTCTGCTGACGGCCAGCTTCCTCGCCAAGACGCTGTACGTCGACTGGCGGGTGGGCGCCCGGCACTTCCTCTCCCTGCTGGTCGACGGCGACCTCGCGAACAACCAGCTCAACTGGCAGTGGATGGCCGGCACCGGCACCGACAGCCGCCCCAACCGCGTCCTCAATCCGGTCATCCAGGCCAAGCGCTATGACCCCGACGGGGCGTACGTCCGCCGCTGGGTGCCCGAACTCGCCGAGCTGGACGCGCCGTTGATCCACGAGCCGTGGAAGCTGACGGGGCTGGACCGCGCCGCGATCGACTACCCCGACCCGATCGTCGAACTGTCCGACGGACTCGCCCGCTTCCGCCGGGGACGCGACCGCGAGTGA
- a CDS encoding SDR family oxidoreductase gives MNTDDSAPHGPARHCLVTGATGYIGGRLVPELLSAGHRVRCLARSPGKLRDHPWAGEAEVVRGDVTDAASVAEAMRDIDVAYYLVHALGTGTSFEATDREAARIFGEQARAAGVRRIVYLGGLTPADVPEHELSPHLRSRAEVGRILLDSGVPTVVLRAAVIIGSGSVSFEMLRYLTERLPVMVTPSWVHTRIQPIAVRDVLRLLLGGAELPDEVSRAFDIGGPDVLTYREMMVRYAAVAGLPRRVILPVPVLSPGLSSHWVGLVTPVPASIARPLTESLRHEVVCHEHDITRHLPDPPGHPIAFDDAVRLALQRVREARVTTRWSSASVPGAPSDPLPTDPDWAGGSLYTDSRELVVAAPPEALWRVIEGIGGENGWYSFPLAWAVRGWLDRLVGGVGLRRGRRDAAHLRVGDSLDFWRVEEIEPGRLLRLRAEMRLPGLGWLEMRADTDENGRTLYHQRALFHPHGLLGHAYWRSVSPFHAAVFGGMARNIAKAAGKAPVTRRRENAPVR, from the coding sequence ATGAACACGGACGACTCCGCGCCGCACGGGCCGGCCCGGCACTGCCTGGTGACCGGCGCGACGGGATACATCGGAGGCCGGCTCGTCCCGGAACTCCTCTCCGCGGGCCACCGCGTGCGCTGTCTGGCCCGCTCCCCCGGGAAGCTGCGTGACCACCCCTGGGCGGGCGAGGCGGAGGTGGTGCGCGGCGACGTCACCGACGCCGCGTCGGTCGCCGAGGCCATGCGGGACATCGACGTCGCCTACTACCTGGTGCACGCGCTGGGCACGGGCACGAGCTTCGAGGCGACCGACCGGGAGGCGGCACGGATCTTCGGGGAACAGGCCCGGGCCGCGGGCGTACGGCGCATCGTCTACCTGGGCGGCCTCACACCCGCGGACGTCCCCGAGCACGAACTGTCGCCGCATCTGCGGTCGCGGGCCGAGGTCGGCCGCATCCTGCTGGACTCCGGCGTACCCACCGTCGTGCTGCGCGCGGCCGTCATCATCGGATCCGGCTCCGTCTCCTTCGAGATGCTGCGCTACCTCACCGAACGCCTCCCCGTGATGGTCACCCCGAGCTGGGTGCACACCCGGATCCAGCCCATCGCCGTACGGGACGTGCTGCGGCTGCTCCTCGGCGGTGCCGAGCTGCCCGACGAGGTCAGCCGCGCCTTCGACATCGGCGGGCCGGACGTCCTGACCTACCGGGAGATGATGGTCCGCTACGCGGCGGTGGCCGGCCTGCCGCGCCGCGTCATCCTGCCCGTCCCGGTCCTCAGTCCCGGTCTGTCCAGCCACTGGGTCGGGCTGGTGACACCCGTGCCGGCCTCCATCGCCCGCCCGCTCACCGAGTCCCTGCGCCACGAAGTGGTCTGCCACGAGCACGACATCACCCGCCACCTGCCCGATCCCCCCGGACATCCGATCGCCTTCGACGACGCCGTCCGGCTGGCCCTGCAACGTGTCCGCGAGGCCCGGGTGACGACCCGCTGGTCGTCCGCCTCGGTGCCCGGCGCGCCGAGCGACCCACTGCCGACGGACCCCGACTGGGCCGGCGGCAGCCTCTACACGGACTCCCGGGAACTCGTCGTCGCCGCTCCGCCCGAGGCGCTGTGGCGGGTGATCGAGGGCATCGGCGGCGAGAACGGCTGGTACTCCTTCCCACTCGCCTGGGCGGTGCGCGGCTGGCTGGACCGGCTGGTCGGCGGGGTCGGCCTGCGCCGCGGCCGCCGGGACGCGGCGCACCTGCGCGTCGGCGACTCGCTGGACTTCTGGCGGGTGGAGGAGATCGAACCCGGGCGTCTGCTGCGGCTGCGGGCGGAGATGCGGCTGCCCGGCCTCGGCTGGCTGGAGATGCGCGCCGACACGGACGAGAACGGTCGCACCCTGTACCACCAGCGTGCCCTCTTCCATCCGCACGGGCTGCTGGGCCACGCCTACTGGCGGAGCGTCTCCCCCTTCCACGCCGCGGTGTTCGGCGGCATGGCCCGCAACATCGCGAAGGCCGCGGGGAAGGCACCGGTCACCCGGCGGAGGGAAAACGCTCCCGTCCGTTGA
- a CDS encoding MarR family winged helix-turn-helix transcriptional regulator, whose amino-acid sequence MATADEREQPGRERDAAAAGAGDLRAFAVELRRMNVGINRLVQGFAGDHGLHPTDVQALAAILDAHEPMTPGRLREHLGLTSGAVTACVDRLERKGHIRRVRESADRRVVHLHYAADGRSAARSYFRPLAEATESARSRFTEAELSVALRFLAALNEELSEVRSAGS is encoded by the coding sequence GTGGCGACAGCAGACGAGCGGGAGCAGCCGGGGCGAGAGCGCGACGCCGCCGCGGCCGGGGCGGGCGACCTGCGTGCCTTCGCCGTCGAGTTGCGGCGGATGAACGTCGGGATCAACCGCCTGGTGCAGGGGTTCGCCGGGGACCACGGTCTGCATCCCACGGACGTACAGGCGCTCGCGGCGATCCTCGACGCCCACGAGCCGATGACCCCGGGCCGGCTCCGGGAGCACCTGGGGCTCACCTCGGGGGCCGTCACCGCGTGTGTCGACCGGCTCGAGCGCAAGGGGCACATCCGCCGGGTCCGGGAGAGCGCCGACCGCAGGGTGGTCCACCTGCACTACGCGGCCGACGGGAGGTCGGCGGCCCGGTCGTACTTCCGTCCGCTCGCCGAGGCGACCGAGTCCGCCCGCTCCCGCTTCACCGAGGCCGAACTGTCGGTGGCGCTGCGTTTTCTCGCCGCGCTGAACGAGGAGCTCTCCGAGGTGAGGTCGGCCGGTTCCTGA
- a CDS encoding MMPL family transporter, translating into MPLDETFVDDAPSVAAQQTLAQHFPGGSGNPAVVVANADRLDRVLATARSTKGVASAAGVTASGRPGGEPLVVDGRVRVDVTLRSAADSRAAEDTVARLRTSLHAVPDADALVGGYTAQRYDTLRTAERDRTLIVPVVLAVIFVILAGLLRSLLMPALLVATVALNFLATLGVSALVFPHVFGFTGTDPSVPLYGFVFLVALGVDYNIFLMSRVREESLRHGVRQGALRGLVTTGGVITSAGVVLAATFAALGVIPLAFLAQIAFIVAFGVLLDTLVVRSLLVPALARDIGPRAWWPGRLSRTRESPEDHDEIRDLTSAAP; encoded by the coding sequence GTGCCGCTGGACGAGACCTTCGTCGACGACGCTCCGTCCGTCGCCGCGCAGCAGACCCTGGCCCAGCACTTCCCGGGCGGCTCCGGCAACCCGGCCGTGGTCGTCGCGAACGCCGACCGCCTCGACCGGGTCCTGGCCACGGCGCGGTCCACGAAGGGGGTCGCCTCGGCGGCCGGAGTGACCGCGTCCGGGCGTCCGGGCGGTGAACCCCTCGTCGTCGACGGGCGGGTACGCGTCGACGTCACCCTGCGCTCCGCCGCCGACAGCCGCGCGGCCGAGGACACCGTGGCACGGCTGCGGACCTCCCTGCACGCGGTGCCGGACGCCGACGCCCTCGTCGGCGGGTACACCGCGCAGCGGTACGACACACTGCGCACGGCCGAACGCGACCGCACCCTGATCGTGCCCGTGGTCCTCGCCGTCATCTTCGTCATCCTGGCCGGGCTGCTGCGCTCGCTGCTGATGCCGGCGCTGCTCGTGGCCACCGTGGCCCTCAACTTCCTTGCCACGCTGGGGGTCTCCGCGCTGGTCTTCCCGCACGTCTTCGGCTTCACCGGCACCGACCCCTCCGTGCCGTTGTACGGATTCGTCTTCCTGGTCGCCCTCGGCGTCGACTACAACATCTTCCTGATGTCCCGGGTCCGCGAGGAGTCCCTGCGGCACGGAGTGCGCCAAGGTGCGCTGCGCGGCCTGGTCACCACCGGCGGAGTCATCACCTCCGCCGGCGTGGTGCTCGCCGCGACCTTCGCCGCGCTCGGCGTGATCCCCCTGGCCTTCCTGGCACAGATCGCCTTCATCGTCGCCTTCGGGGTCCTGCTCGACACCCTGGTCGTGCGCTCGCTGCTGGTGCCCGCACTGGCGCGGGACATCGGACCCCGGGCCTGGTGGCCGGGTCGGCTCAGCCGGACGCGGGAGTCGCCGGAGGACCACGACGAGATCCGGGACCTCACGTCGGCGGCACCCTGA
- a CDS encoding LysR family transcriptional regulator, producing MRTEQLEYIAAVTRLGSLRRAAEELRLSQPALSETVRNLERELGVDLLERKRTGATMSAEGRELLPHIVGVLEAVDRLRAAAGEQHRVSRMVRVGTVNAATVPLLIPVVREFRAAHPVTQVEVVAAQQTQIHQALSEGGFDLGLVNHLEGDDVPAGVESTQLLHGRPVVCVRPDSPLASRAAVTVDDLLEQPLIAMRSGYVMHRYVHRLLGGRGPSFSYSTDGAEMGKLMVAEGLGATLLPDFSVVGDPLERLGALTYRPLAGDTTRVLLMLQRRRAESVPQAARGLHTVFVRRARDLGGTLTVDAPAG from the coding sequence GTGCGGACAGAACAGCTGGAATACATCGCGGCGGTCACCCGGCTCGGTTCGCTGCGCCGGGCCGCCGAGGAACTGCGGCTCTCACAGCCGGCGTTGAGCGAGACCGTGCGGAACCTGGAGCGCGAACTGGGAGTGGATCTCCTGGAACGCAAGCGCACCGGTGCCACGATGAGCGCCGAGGGCCGCGAGCTGCTGCCGCACATCGTCGGCGTGCTGGAGGCGGTGGACCGGCTGCGGGCCGCCGCGGGCGAGCAGCACCGCGTCAGCCGCATGGTGCGCGTCGGGACGGTCAACGCGGCGACCGTGCCGCTGCTCATTCCGGTGGTGCGCGAGTTCCGCGCCGCGCATCCGGTCACGCAGGTCGAGGTGGTCGCGGCCCAGCAGACGCAGATCCACCAGGCGCTGTCGGAGGGCGGTTTCGACCTCGGGCTGGTCAACCATCTGGAGGGCGACGACGTGCCGGCCGGCGTGGAGTCCACGCAGTTGCTGCACGGGCGGCCGGTGGTGTGCGTACGCCCCGACAGCCCGCTCGCGTCCCGGGCCGCGGTGACGGTGGACGACCTGCTCGAACAGCCGCTGATCGCGATGCGTTCCGGTTACGTCATGCACCGGTACGTCCACCGGCTTCTCGGCGGCCGCGGCCCGTCCTTCTCCTACTCCACCGATGGCGCGGAGATGGGCAAGCTGATGGTCGCCGAGGGACTCGGAGCGACGCTGCTGCCGGACTTCAGTGTCGTGGGGGACCCGCTGGAGCGGCTGGGGGCGCTCACGTACCGGCCGCTGGCCGGGGACACGACCCGGGTGCTGCTGATGCTGCAGCGGCGCAGGGCCGAGTCCGTACCGCAGGCGGCGCGGGGCCTGCACACGGTGTTCGTGCGCCGGGCGCGGGACCTGGGGGGCACTCTGACGGTGGACGCGCCGGCCGGCTGA
- a CDS encoding putative leader peptide, with amino-acid sequence MRLDLTRRRHVDLARVSSASCCSAA; translated from the coding sequence ATGCGACTGGACCTCACGCGGCGACGCCACGTCGACCTCGCGCGCGTCTCCAGCGCCTCCTGTTGCTCCGCGGCCTGA
- the ssuE gene encoding NADPH-dependent FMN reductase, whose amino-acid sequence MATVLSVSGSPSASSRTNRLLRHLDRRLTAQGHEVIPLDVRTIPAEALLGADFRHPAVVEATELFARADGVVVGTPVYKASYSGVLKALLDLLPQYALTGKTVLPLATGGSTAHVLAIDYALRPVLSSMGAAHIVQGWFTLDKDITVHQDGSLTVAASADGALTQVVDQFSTALGRTPVLAATG is encoded by the coding sequence ATGGCCACCGTCCTGTCCGTCTCCGGCAGCCCCTCCGCCTCCTCCCGCACCAACCGTCTGCTGCGCCATCTGGACCGCCGGCTGACCGCCCAGGGCCACGAGGTGATCCCGCTCGACGTCCGCACCATCCCCGCCGAGGCGCTCCTCGGCGCGGACTTCCGGCACCCGGCCGTCGTCGAGGCCACCGAGCTCTTCGCGCGCGCCGACGGTGTCGTCGTCGGCACCCCCGTCTACAAGGCGTCGTACTCCGGTGTCCTCAAGGCACTTCTCGACCTGCTCCCGCAGTACGCCCTCACCGGCAAGACCGTGCTGCCGCTCGCCACCGGCGGGTCCACCGCCCACGTCCTGGCCATCGACTACGCGCTCCGGCCGGTCCTCAGCTCCATGGGCGCAGCCCACATCGTGCAGGGCTGGTTCACCCTCGACAAGGACATCACCGTGCACCAGGACGGCTCCCTGACCGTCGCGGCTTCCGCCGACGGGGCCCTCACCCAGGTGGTCGACCAGTTCTCGACCGCCCTCGGCCGCACCCCGGTGCTGGCCGCGACGGGCTGA
- a CDS encoding LLM class flavin-dependent oxidoreductase — MSLTFHWFLPTNGDSRHVVGGGHGTPATVSGRDRPPTVAYLSQIARAAEDLGFVGALTPTGAWCEDAWLTTAMVSQNTERLKFLVAFRPGFVSPTLAAQMASTFQRQTGGRLLLNVVTGGESHEQRAYGDFLDKGDRYRRTGEFLQIVKELWEGKTVDLKGEHLRVEDAKLARVPDPVPEVYFGGSSPIAGEVAAKHVDVYLTWGEPPAQVAEKIAWVRGLAAKEGRTLRFGIRLHVITRDTSEEAWAEANRLLAGFDAETVRSVQAGLARSESEGQQRMLALHGGGSRDGLEIHPNLWAGIGLVRGGAGTALVGSHDEVAERIREYAALGIEEFVLSGYPHLEEAYWFGEGVLPRLAERGLWRHPFRTESAPSAQVPFAS, encoded by the coding sequence GTGTCCCTCACCTTCCACTGGTTCCTGCCCACCAACGGCGACAGCCGCCATGTCGTCGGCGGCGGTCACGGCACCCCGGCCACCGTCTCCGGACGGGACCGGCCGCCGACGGTCGCCTACCTGAGCCAGATCGCCCGCGCCGCGGAGGACCTGGGATTCGTGGGCGCGCTCACGCCGACCGGCGCCTGGTGCGAGGACGCCTGGCTGACGACCGCGATGGTCAGCCAGAACACGGAACGCCTCAAGTTCCTGGTCGCTTTCCGCCCCGGTTTCGTCTCGCCGACGCTCGCCGCGCAGATGGCCTCCACCTTCCAGCGGCAGACCGGCGGACGGCTGCTGCTCAACGTCGTCACGGGCGGCGAGAGCCACGAGCAGCGGGCCTACGGCGACTTCCTGGACAAGGGCGACCGTTATCGCCGTACGGGCGAATTCCTGCAGATCGTCAAGGAGTTGTGGGAGGGCAAGACCGTCGACCTGAAGGGGGAGCACCTCCGGGTCGAGGACGCGAAGCTGGCCCGGGTGCCCGACCCGGTGCCCGAGGTGTACTTCGGCGGGTCCTCGCCGATCGCCGGTGAGGTCGCCGCGAAGCACGTCGACGTCTACCTCACCTGGGGCGAGCCGCCGGCCCAGGTCGCGGAGAAGATCGCCTGGGTCAGGGGGCTCGCGGCGAAGGAAGGGCGGACGCTGCGGTTCGGCATCCGACTGCATGTCATCACCCGGGACACCTCGGAAGAGGCCTGGGCGGAGGCGAACCGGCTGCTCGCCGGCTTCGACGCGGAGACCGTCAGGTCCGTCCAGGCCGGGCTGGCGCGCAGTGAGTCGGAGGGGCAGCAGCGGATGCTCGCCCTGCACGGCGGCGGCAGCCGAGACGGCCTGGAGATCCACCCCAACCTGTGGGCCGGCATCGGACTGGTGCGCGGCGGAGCGGGGACCGCGCTGGTCGGCAGCCACGACGAGGTCGCCGAACGGATCCGGGAGTACGCGGCCCTCGGCATCGAGGAGTTCGTGCTGTCCGGGTATCCGCACCTGGAGGAGGCGTACTGGTTCGGCGAGGGGGTGCTGCCCCGGCTGGCCGAACGGGGACTGTGGCGGCACCCGTTCCGTACGGAGTCCGCGCCCTCGGCGCAGGTGCCGTTCGCGAGCTGA
- a CDS encoding peptidoglycan-binding protein, which translates to MNATPDFYVVREGDSLSKIAAMFHVTLAQVRKWNPQIKNPNLIHPGQRVRVTEPTAVPVSDDEPFPGKDFFQSSVSSPIIEVMGWRLIEEGCSAYPDEPDLQWSEADRRSYAKWQEKLGFIGSDANGIPGRNSWEKLHVPALHMSE; encoded by the coding sequence ATGAACGCGACACCGGACTTCTACGTGGTAAGGGAGGGCGACTCGCTCTCCAAAATCGCGGCCATGTTCCATGTGACACTGGCCCAGGTCAGGAAGTGGAACCCCCAGATCAAGAATCCGAACCTGATTCACCCGGGCCAGCGGGTCCGCGTGACGGAGCCGACCGCGGTGCCGGTCAGCGACGACGAGCCCTTCCCGGGCAAGGACTTCTTCCAGTCGTCCGTGAGCAGCCCGATCATCGAGGTCATGGGCTGGCGCCTCATCGAGGAGGGCTGCTCGGCATATCCCGACGAGCCCGACCTCCAGTGGAGCGAGGCCGATCGGAGGTCCTACGCCAAGTGGCAGGAGAAACTCGGCTTCATCGGCAGCGATGCCAACGGTATTCCGGGCCGCAATTCGTGGGAGAAACTCCATGTGCCCGCTCTCCACATGAGTGAATAG
- a CDS encoding ISAs1 family transposase, protein MFVSPSSLVAVPVPCAPCLEALGEGAAKEQVRCLVAEFESVTDPRGACGVRYRLSSLLALVVCAMTPSGHDSITAAAEWCRRAAPEELAAFGLPYHPLLGRYRVPSEKTLRSVLGRLDPGEIGAAGYDYLRPLLSAQPRRPEPVMPDGGTEREQRRAHRAAARAEPVRLRRRAIAVDGKCLRGARRPDGSRVFVLSAVRHGDGVTLASREIGAKTNEIPEFAPLLDQIDDADLTGVVVTADALHAQRDHAIYLRERGAHYLLTIKNNQRGQARQLHALPWKEIPVIHRDDARGHGRHEQRLVQVVTVEGLLFPHAAQVLRIQRRRRLYGAKKWSSETVYAITDLPAEEANAAEIASWARGHWTVENTVHWCRDVTFNEDKSQVRTRNAPAVLATLRDLIRSALKLAGYVNTAAGRRAHTERPRVLALYGIT, encoded by the coding sequence GTGTTCGTTTCTCCATCATCCCTTGTCGCTGTCCCCGTGCCTTGTGCGCCCTGCCTGGAAGCCCTCGGCGAGGGTGCCGCCAAGGAGCAAGTGCGCTGCCTGGTCGCCGAGTTCGAGTCGGTCACCGATCCGAGAGGGGCTTGCGGAGTGCGGTACCGGCTCTCCTCGCTGCTGGCCCTGGTGGTCTGCGCGATGACCCCGTCCGGCCACGACTCGATCACCGCGGCGGCGGAGTGGTGCCGACGTGCGGCGCCGGAGGAACTGGCCGCCTTCGGCCTGCCCTACCACCCACTCCTTGGCCGCTACCGGGTGCCGAGCGAGAAAACCCTGCGCAGCGTCCTGGGGCGACTCGATCCCGGTGAGATCGGCGCGGCCGGTTACGACTACCTTCGGCCTCTGCTGTCCGCACAGCCCCGCCGGCCGGAGCCGGTGATGCCCGACGGTGGCACCGAACGTGAACAGCGCCGGGCTCACCGGGCGGCCGCCCGCGCCGAGCCGGTACGGCTCCGGCGGCGGGCGATCGCGGTGGACGGCAAGTGCCTGCGCGGCGCGAGGCGCCCGGACGGCAGCCGCGTCTTCGTCCTGTCCGCCGTCCGTCACGGCGACGGTGTCACTCTCGCCTCCCGCGAGATCGGCGCGAAGACCAACGAAATCCCCGAGTTCGCACCTCTCCTCGACCAGATCGACGACGCGGATCTCACGGGGGTGGTCGTTACCGCCGATGCCCTCCACGCCCAACGCGACCACGCCATCTACCTGCGCGAACGCGGCGCTCACTACCTGCTGACCATCAAGAACAACCAGCGCGGCCAGGCCCGTCAACTCCACGCCCTGCCCTGGAAGGAGATCCCTGTGATCCACCGCGACGACGCCCGGGGCCACGGCCGTCACGAGCAGCGGCTCGTGCAGGTCGTCACCGTCGAGGGCCTGCTCTTCCCGCACGCGGCCCAGGTCCTGCGGATCCAGCGCCGACGCCGTCTCTACGGGGCGAAAAAATGGTCCAGCGAGACCGTCTACGCCATCACCGACCTGCCCGCCGAGGAAGCGAACGCAGCCGAGATCGCGTCCTGGGCTCGCGGGCACTGGACCGTGGAAAATACCGTCCACTGGTGTCGAGATGTCACTTTCAACGAGGACAAGTCCCAGGTCAGAACCCGCAACGCGCCCGCCGTACTCGCTACCCTCCGCGACCTGATCCGCAGCGCGCTCAAGCTCGCCGGCTACGTCAACACCGCCGCCGGACGACGAGCCCACACCGAGCGCCCCCGCGTCCTCGCCCTCTACGGCATCACATAA